A genomic segment from Peribacillus sp. ACCC06369 encodes:
- a CDS encoding YtzH-like family protein, with the protein MPLSHEHQMSLLKDILTNHQTDCCGSVSECEQVERLVKSLMVNMDIDSNVKTILTEIYEYSQTGIGTADLEAHISTHQNDLSQWVDDIDQF; encoded by the coding sequence ATGCCGCTTTCCCATGAACATCAAATGTCACTATTAAAAGATATATTAACCAATCATCAAACAGATTGCTGCGGATCCGTTTCTGAATGTGAACAGGTTGAAAGGCTCGTCAAATCCCTAATGGTCAATATGGATATTGACAGCAATGTAAAAACGATACTGACGGAGATTTACGAATATAGCCAGACAGGCATCGGTACCGCCGATTTAGAAGCACATATTTCAACCCACCAGAACGACTTGTCCCAGTGGGTGGATGATATAGATCAATTCTGA
- a CDS encoding YtoQ family protein, with product MKLTVYLAGEIHSSWRSELRDKASALKLPLEFVGPMENHERSDNIGEDILGEQPNPILKDAAASQINNLRTGLLMKKADLVVALFGEKYKQWNTAMDASTALSLGKPLILIRPESHHHALKELSEKASVTVESVNQAMKVLSYIFEEGL from the coding sequence ATGAAATTAACTGTGTATCTTGCTGGGGAGATCCATTCAAGTTGGAGAAGTGAGTTGAGAGATAAGGCTTCTGCACTGAAGCTTCCTTTAGAATTCGTCGGTCCGATGGAGAACCATGAACGCTCCGATAATATCGGTGAAGATATTCTCGGAGAACAGCCGAACCCTATTCTGAAGGATGCGGCCGCTTCCCAAATCAATAATTTGCGGACAGGTCTTTTGATGAAAAAAGCTGATCTTGTCGTCGCCCTGTTTGGAGAGAAATATAAACAGTGGAATACTGCCATGGACGCAAGCACTGCCCTTTCCCTGGGTAAACCGCTTATTTTGATTCGCCCGGAATCCCATCACCATGCCTTAAAGGAATTATCGGAAAAGGCGAGTGTAACGGTCGAATCCGTGAACCAAGCCATGAAGGTGCTTTCTTATATTTTTGAAGAAGGGTTATAA
- a CDS encoding thioredoxin family protein translates to MEKLQTIEQYDALKNEGKHIFLFSATWCGDCRVIEPIMPEIETKFPDFTFIYVDRDEYIDVCAANDVFGIPSFIAYDNGKELGRFVSKDRKTQEQIEEFIQSL, encoded by the coding sequence ATGGAAAAGTTACAAACCATTGAGCAATATGATGCATTAAAAAATGAAGGCAAACATATTTTTCTTTTTTCGGCGACATGGTGTGGAGATTGCCGTGTAATCGAACCGATTATGCCGGAGATTGAAACGAAATTTCCTGACTTCACATTCATTTATGTGGACCGTGATGAATACATCGATGTCTGTGCAGCTAATGATGTATTCGGAATACCAAGTTTCATCGCTTATGATAATGGCAAAGAGCTAGGTAGATTCGTGAGCAAGGATCGCAAAACACAAGAACAAATTGAGGAATTCATACAATCACTATAA
- a CDS encoding NERD domain-containing protein: MAQLIKMQDYISRYEQDIYRYPTQFARLKKQQWDKLKASYEAGELDRLYSEHAESETQVKFDTPREESKGLFKKVKGIFPRTGKQDAKADELLIPNQIENTNVFSLRFPFRPASLDELKQNFLNQLLRFQMKWGSSTLHEKSFVDQSFFLDERLRFFLQRFPDTFLVLYKPIFLLKNAPVEVDVILLTPVDAWCITFLEAEENAAFIGSGDRFWVRMHHKHPDKKVLNPMLGANRMANIVSRVFELYEVNVPIKKVILSRNGYVDYPEAPYDITILDKRTFPEWFERMRAKSFPLKAQQLKGAQALLEYCQTTSSMRPEWDAEYNQTEENEHAEP, from the coding sequence ATGGCACAGCTCATAAAGATGCAGGATTATATTTCCCGGTATGAGCAGGATATTTATCGATATCCAACACAATTTGCCCGGTTGAAAAAACAGCAATGGGATAAATTGAAGGCTTCTTATGAAGCGGGCGAGCTAGATCGGCTCTATAGTGAACATGCTGAAAGTGAAACACAGGTCAAATTTGATACGCCACGGGAAGAGTCAAAGGGCCTGTTTAAAAAGGTGAAAGGCATATTCCCCCGGACAGGAAAACAGGACGCAAAGGCAGATGAGCTGCTCATACCGAACCAGATTGAAAATACTAATGTTTTTTCATTAAGATTTCCGTTCCGTCCGGCCAGTCTGGATGAATTGAAGCAGAATTTTTTAAATCAATTGCTCCGCTTTCAAATGAAATGGGGAAGTTCTACGCTTCATGAAAAGTCATTTGTGGACCAATCATTCTTTTTGGATGAAAGGCTCCGCTTTTTTCTGCAACGTTTTCCGGATACGTTTCTCGTATTATATAAACCTATCTTTCTATTGAAAAATGCACCAGTTGAAGTCGATGTCATTTTATTGACCCCTGTTGATGCTTGGTGCATCACTTTTCTGGAAGCGGAAGAAAACGCTGCTTTCATCGGTTCGGGTGACCGGTTCTGGGTCCGCATGCATCATAAGCATCCTGATAAAAAAGTGCTCAACCCCATGCTGGGCGCAAATCGGATGGCGAACATCGTCTCCCGGGTATTTGAGCTTTATGAAGTGAACGTACCGATTAAAAAGGTGATTCTATCCCGGAATGGTTATGTGGATTATCCCGAAGCTCCTTATGATATTACGATATTGGATAAACGGACCTTCCCGGAATGGTTTGAAAGGATGCGGGCAAAATCATTTCCTCTTAAGGCACAGCAGCTAAAAGGGGCGCAGGCATTGCTTGAATATTGTCAAACTACATCGAGCATGCGACCTGAATGGGATGCTGAATATAACCAAACAGAGGAAAATGAGCATGCAGAACCTTAA
- a CDS encoding diacylglycerol kinase family protein, protein MQNLNDTLYFIVNPMAGNEESLKIWKKAEEILNSKAVPHKVFFTEEKGHALRLTKEILSGTNQETRMIAVGGDGTVNEMINGAIGFPHAIIGSLAAGSGNDYVRGIQKTESVEEALSLFQDNAFSAVDIGQFETNGKVGYFINSLGMGIDAEISAEADRSPLKKWFNFVRAGKLIYLFIFIKKIFSYQPSCMELIIDGNRHLLKKVWFIVIANQPYFGGGMKISPMSKLDDGRLNVIVVHDITMLKLLTVFITVLWGGHLNIKNVDSFSGERIKMKNHGSVKIQSDGEIVGMGEVAAVVLKEKIRVMFKDDIPNKNMK, encoded by the coding sequence ATGCAGAACCTTAATGATACGCTGTATTTCATTGTCAATCCAATGGCTGGAAATGAAGAGAGTTTGAAGATTTGGAAAAAAGCCGAGGAAATACTGAATTCAAAAGCTGTTCCCCATAAGGTGTTTTTTACGGAGGAAAAGGGTCATGCGCTAAGATTGACGAAGGAAATTCTTTCAGGGACGAATCAGGAAACCCGGATGATCGCTGTCGGGGGGGATGGAACGGTCAATGAAATGATAAATGGCGCGATTGGTTTTCCTCATGCAATCATCGGCTCCCTTGCGGCTGGATCTGGCAATGATTATGTAAGGGGCATTCAAAAAACTGAGAGTGTGGAAGAAGCGCTTTCTCTATTTCAGGATAACGCCTTTAGTGCCGTTGATATTGGACAGTTCGAGACGAATGGTAAGGTTGGTTATTTTATTAACAGCCTGGGAATGGGCATTGATGCTGAAATTTCAGCTGAAGCAGACCGTTCGCCTCTGAAAAAATGGTTTAATTTTGTCAGAGCGGGTAAATTAATTTATCTGTTCATTTTTATAAAAAAAATATTTTCTTACCAGCCCAGCTGTATGGAATTGATCATTGATGGAAATCGGCATCTTTTGAAAAAGGTATGGTTCATCGTCATTGCGAACCAGCCCTACTTTGGCGGTGGCATGAAAATTTCACCGATGTCAAAGCTGGATGATGGCAGGCTGAATGTGATTGTGGTCCATGATATTACAATGTTGAAATTATTGACCGTATTCATCACCGTTTTATGGGGCGGTCACCTAAACATTAAAAATGTTGATTCTTTTTCTGGTGAAAGGATAAAAATGAAGAACCACGGGTCAGTGAAAATCCAGTCAGATGGGGAAATTGTTGGAATGGGTGAAGTAGCTGCAGTGGTTCTGAAAGAGAAAATTCGCGTCATGTTCAAGGATGATATTCCAAACAAAAATATGAAATGA
- a CDS encoding M42 family metallopeptidase, which translates to MNHETLELFKTLTELPGASGNEHAVRSFMRSELEKYSDEIVQDRLGGIFGVKRGNQEGPTVLVAGHMDEVGFMVTSVTDNGMIRFQTLGGWWSQVLLAQRVEIITDKGPVIGVIGSIPPHLLDESQRSKPMDIKNMLIDIGADDKEDVKRIGIKPGQQIVPICPFTPMANEKKILAKAWDNRYGCGLAIELLKDLKDETLPNILYSGATVQEEVGLRGAQTAAHMIKPDLFFALDASPANDMSGSKSEFGQLGKGALLRILDRSMVTHRGMREFILDTAESNDIPYQYFVSQGGTDAGRVHVANEGIPSGVIGICSRYIHTHASMIHIDDYAAARELIGKLVRSCDKTTFETLINNG; encoded by the coding sequence ATGAATCATGAGACTTTAGAACTTTTTAAAACATTGACGGAATTACCGGGAGCCTCGGGAAATGAACATGCAGTTCGGAGTTTCATGAGGAGTGAGCTGGAAAAATATTCGGATGAAATCGTCCAAGACCGCCTTGGCGGAATATTTGGCGTAAAAAGAGGTAATCAAGAAGGGCCGACTGTACTGGTTGCCGGGCATATGGATGAAGTGGGATTCATGGTCACTTCCGTAACGGATAATGGAATGATTCGTTTTCAGACCCTTGGAGGCTGGTGGAGTCAAGTGCTTTTGGCCCAAAGAGTTGAAATCATTACCGATAAAGGGCCGGTCATTGGTGTCATCGGTTCGATTCCTCCTCATTTGCTTGATGAATCGCAACGCTCAAAACCAATGGATATCAAAAATATGCTGATTGATATCGGGGCGGATGATAAGGAAGATGTGAAGAGAATCGGTATTAAGCCCGGTCAGCAAATTGTACCGATTTGTCCGTTCACGCCGATGGCCAATGAGAAAAAAATACTGGCAAAAGCATGGGATAACCGTTACGGTTGCGGACTTGCGATTGAATTGTTAAAGGATTTAAAAGATGAAACATTACCGAATATCCTCTATTCCGGAGCAACCGTGCAGGAGGAAGTGGGATTACGGGGTGCGCAAACAGCAGCTCATATGATCAAACCGGATCTTTTCTTCGCCTTGGATGCAAGTCCTGCGAACGACATGTCCGGCAGTAAAAGTGAATTTGGGCAGCTGGGGAAAGGGGCGCTTCTCCGTATTTTGGATCGTTCGATGGTTACGCATCGCGGCATGAGGGAGTTCATCCTTGATACGGCCGAATCGAATGACATTCCGTATCAATATTTCGTTTCCCAAGGCGGCACGGATGCAGGGAGGGTCCATGTTGCAAACGAAGGCATTCCAAGCGGGGTGATTGGCATCTGTTCCCGCTATATTCATACACATGCATCCATGATTCATATTGATGATTATGCCGCTGCACGTGAACTGATCGGGAAATTGGTTCGTTCCTGTGATAAAACGACATTCGAGACATTGATAAATAACGGTTGA
- a CDS encoding phosphotransferase family protein, with product MEHLLGQEWDISPAGGATGEAFIAEKEGQKLFLKRNSSPFLAVLSAEGIVPKLMWTKRLENGDVITAQHWMEGRELSQQEMNNIRVAKLLQKIHQSDPLLSMLKRLGKSPLRPESILTDIETGLSSDVTDIPIIKQAIHFLQNNLLLIECDEKVVCHCDVNHNNWLMTETDGLFLIDWDGAVIGDPAIDLGVLLYSYVPREEWNQWLARYGKKLDAGLEMRMKWHTVSQLVLSIQWHHRRKRYEERNELLQKLEAILMVG from the coding sequence TTGGAACATTTATTAGGTCAGGAGTGGGATATATCCCCTGCTGGAGGAGCTACGGGAGAAGCCTTTATTGCCGAGAAAGAGGGGCAGAAGCTCTTCCTTAAACGAAATTCATCGCCATTTTTAGCTGTTCTTTCAGCTGAGGGCATTGTTCCAAAGTTAATGTGGACAAAACGCCTGGAAAATGGGGATGTAATTACGGCCCAGCATTGGATGGAAGGCAGGGAGCTATCTCAGCAGGAAATGAACAATATAAGAGTCGCAAAGCTGCTTCAAAAAATTCATCAATCCGATCCTTTGTTAAGCATGCTCAAAAGGCTTGGGAAATCCCCTTTACGACCTGAAAGTATACTTACAGACATAGAAACCGGGTTATCTTCGGATGTTACGGATATTCCGATTATCAAGCAGGCCATCCATTTTTTACAGAATAATCTCCTGTTGATTGAATGCGACGAAAAAGTCGTCTGTCATTGTGATGTGAACCATAATAATTGGCTCATGACCGAAACCGACGGATTGTTCCTAATTGATTGGGACGGAGCGGTCATTGGCGATCCGGCCATTGACCTCGGCGTACTCCTGTATTCATATGTCCCAAGGGAAGAATGGAATCAATGGCTTGCCCGTTACGGCAAGAAGCTTGACGCAGGCCTGGAGATGAGGATGAAATGGCACACGGTTTCACAACTAGTGCTTTCCATCCAATGGCATCATCGTAGAAAGCGGTACGAGGAAAGAAATGAATTACTGCAAAAACTTGAAGCAATATTGATGGTTGGCTGA
- a CDS encoding MBL fold metallo-hydrolase, which produces METMQIGEMKLTWLNGGVTHLDGGAMFGVVPKPLWSKKYPVNENNQIELRTDPILVQANGLNMLIDSGIGNGKMNEKQRRNFGVTEESSLVEDLGRLGIQPNDIDYILMTHLHFDHACGLTKREGETWVPVFGRAEIITTQTEWNEMKNPNIRSKSTYWAENWEAVASQVRPFEGEQEITKGIKMIHTGGHSDGHAIIIIEDGGERLIHMADIMPTHAHANVLWVLAYDDYPMTSIEAKEKWMKSGLENGSWYSFYHDAHYCAIKWDVTGKEIIAELKRNR; this is translated from the coding sequence ATGGAAACGATGCAAATAGGGGAAATGAAATTAACATGGTTGAACGGCGGTGTGACTCACTTGGATGGGGGTGCGATGTTCGGTGTTGTACCGAAACCGCTTTGGTCCAAGAAGTATCCTGTTAACGAAAATAACCAAATCGAGTTACGTACTGATCCGATTTTAGTGCAGGCAAATGGATTGAACATGCTTATAGATTCCGGTATTGGTAATGGAAAGATGAATGAGAAGCAAAGACGGAATTTTGGGGTGACGGAGGAATCCAGTCTTGTCGAAGATCTTGGCAGACTTGGGATTCAACCAAATGATATCGATTACATTTTAATGACCCATCTACATTTCGACCATGCCTGCGGTTTGACGAAACGTGAAGGTGAAACTTGGGTGCCTGTATTCGGGCGTGCTGAAATCATTACGACTCAAACTGAATGGAATGAAATGAAAAACCCGAATATTCGTTCAAAAAGTACATATTGGGCAGAAAACTGGGAGGCTGTCGCTTCGCAGGTACGTCCTTTTGAAGGTGAACAAGAAATTACGAAAGGCATTAAAATGATCCATACAGGGGGGCATAGTGATGGACATGCAATCATCATCATTGAAGATGGTGGGGAAAGATTGATTCACATGGCAGATATCATGCCGACGCACGCGCATGCGAATGTCCTCTGGGTCCTTGCTTATGACGACTATCCCATGACTTCCATCGAAGCGAAGGAAAAGTGGATGAAATCCGGACTGGAAAATGGGTCCTGGTACAGCTTTTACCATGATGCCCACTACTGTGCCATCAAATGGGATGTAACGGGTAAAGAGATAATAGCCGAATTGAAACGGAATCGGTAA
- a CDS encoding DUF84 family protein, with product MKIAVGSKNPAKVKAVLDVYEEAEIISLQVESGVSEQPFSDEETMDGAMTRARNCLIHSDAEIGIGLEGGVVKMEQGLFLCNWGAMATRDGEVFVAGGARIPLPGIVAGKLLHGEELGPVMDAYTMQENISKKEGAIGVFTNERITRGEMFLHIMRMLAGQHEYKLKMKK from the coding sequence TTGAAAATAGCAGTAGGCAGTAAGAATCCGGCGAAAGTAAAGGCAGTGCTTGACGTATATGAAGAAGCTGAAATCATATCGCTTCAAGTGGAAAGCGGTGTCTCGGAACAGCCATTTTCAGATGAGGAAACGATGGATGGGGCAATGACGCGTGCCCGGAATTGCTTAATTCATAGTGATGCCGAAATCGGTATCGGACTTGAAGGCGGTGTCGTGAAAATGGAGCAAGGCCTGTTTCTATGCAATTGGGGTGCGATGGCCACGAGGGACGGTGAGGTCTTTGTAGCTGGCGGAGCAAGAATCCCGCTGCCCGGAATTGTTGCCGGGAAGCTACTGCACGGTGAAGAGTTGGGTCCGGTGATGGACGCTTACACAATGCAGGAGAATATCAGCAAAAAGGAAGGAGCAATCGGCGTGTTTACAAATGAGCGAATCACCAGGGGGGAAATGTTCCTTCATATCATGAGGATGCTTGCGGGTCAACACGAGTATAAGCTGAAAATGAAAAAGTAG
- a CDS encoding PepSY domain-containing protein — protein sequence MNWKTFLLGTVAGFAAGYATKQILDQSIKPSPDKVLAQVKETVKKDGNIYGSWILMKPENYTKNDLDYEVYKGGITRNTEGKREQFEFVADASTGTILELNAQND from the coding sequence ATGAATTGGAAAACGTTTTTACTAGGTACTGTAGCCGGGTTTGCTGCTGGCTATGCGACAAAACAAATATTGGATCAATCAATTAAACCTTCTCCGGATAAAGTCTTGGCCCAAGTGAAGGAAACAGTCAAAAAGGACGGAAATATATATGGCTCATGGATCTTGATGAAGCCGGAAAACTATACAAAAAATGATTTGGACTATGAAGTGTACAAAGGCGGGATCACTAGAAACACAGAGGGAAAACGCGAGCAATTCGAATTTGTTGCAGATGCCTCTACAGGAACAATATTGGAGCTTAATGCGCAAAATGATTGA
- the thpR gene encoding RNA 2',3'-cyclic phosphodiesterase has translation MNTHFFFALVLPDDIKSYLNAVTEQLKLDFPFKKWLHPADYHITMAFLGNAPDTLKKDALGRVESELANEASFGLELGDIGGFGKSDSPRILWAGVKQQERLFTIQRKIYNSCVGAGFELDKKQFKPHITLARKFEGVSPFSLESVRQIADLEDKHFEADQVALYQTHLGASPSYEKIFAINLQK, from the coding sequence ATGAATACTCATTTTTTCTTTGCTTTAGTATTACCTGATGATATCAAGTCCTATTTAAATGCTGTTACGGAACAACTTAAGTTAGACTTTCCATTTAAGAAATGGCTGCATCCAGCCGATTATCATATTACGATGGCTTTTTTGGGCAATGCTCCCGATACATTGAAAAAGGATGCTTTGGGGCGTGTGGAAAGCGAGCTTGCCAATGAGGCCTCATTCGGTTTGGAACTCGGCGATATCGGCGGTTTCGGCAAGAGTGATAGTCCAAGGATTCTATGGGCAGGTGTCAAGCAGCAAGAAAGGCTTTTTACCATTCAAAGGAAAATCTATAATTCCTGTGTCGGGGCAGGTTTTGAACTTGATAAAAAGCAGTTTAAGCCTCATATAACGCTAGCAAGGAAATTCGAGGGGGTAAGTCCCTTTTCGTTGGAGAGCGTCCGGCAGATAGCGGATTTGGAGGATAAGCATTTTGAAGCAGACCAGGTTGCGTTATATCAAACACATCTTGGAGCTTCTCCTTCATATGAGAAGATTTTCGCGATAAACCTCCAAAAATAG
- the trmB gene encoding tRNA (guanosine(46)-N7)-methyltransferase TrmB — translation MRLRNKPWAEDRLNDFPQYVIQQPVSHKGKWHEVFGNDNPLYIEVGTGKGRFITEMAKAHPDVNFIGIEVYRSVIVAALDLLIEADVPNLKLLNVDAANLGEYFAKGDVDRVYLNFSDPWPKSRHAKRRLTYKTFLEVYEGILPDKGEIHFKTDNQGLFESSLKSISEYGMLLKYVSLDLHNSSFEGNIMTEYEEKFSSKGNRIYRLEAMFQ, via the coding sequence ATGCGTTTAAGAAATAAACCTTGGGCTGAAGACCGTTTGAATGATTTTCCACAATATGTAATTCAGCAGCCAGTGAGCCATAAAGGTAAATGGCATGAAGTTTTCGGTAACGATAATCCGTTATATATTGAAGTGGGTACGGGGAAAGGCCGTTTCATTACAGAAATGGCAAAAGCCCATCCTGATGTGAATTTCATTGGAATTGAAGTATATAGAAGTGTCATTGTAGCTGCATTGGACTTGCTGATTGAAGCGGATGTTCCAAATTTAAAGCTGTTGAATGTTGACGCAGCGAACTTAGGGGAATATTTTGCAAAAGGTGACGTGGATCGCGTCTACTTGAATTTCTCTGATCCGTGGCCGAAATCGCGTCATGCAAAACGTCGGTTAACGTATAAGACATTCCTCGAAGTATATGAAGGCATCCTGCCAGACAAAGGCGAGATTCACTTCAAGACGGATAACCAAGGGTTATTCGAATCTTCCTTGAAGAGTATTTCCGAATACGGCATGCTCTTGAAATATGTAAGCCTTGATCTGCATAACAGCAGTTTTGAAGGTAATATCATGACAGAATATGAAGAAAAGTTCTCGAGTAAAGGCAACCGGATATACCGCTTGGAAGCAATGTTCCAATAA
- a CDS encoding AraC family transcriptional regulator gives MGWVESIQKAIEYIEEHLLEDLTIESISRQANASAFHFQRTFTILTDISIGEYIRRRRLTLAAQEISSTNGKVIDLAYKYGYDTPEAFSKAFRRQHGVSPSEARKCMGKLKFYERLVIQVILKGAKPMKYNILERDSFQLIGIKQEFSLVNEENLVGIPMLWDKVNTDGTSDRLGKLNNGQIDGLIGVCVDKRAVEKNETMDYWIGAEYAGKVPEEFSTLTIPASKWVVFEVHGPMPDAIQKAWKQVFSEWFPTSGYEHAGTPEMEVYANDDASNPDYYSEIWIPIKKG, from the coding sequence ATGGGGTGGGTTGAATCAATCCAAAAGGCAATCGAGTATATCGAGGAGCACTTATTGGAGGACCTGACAATCGAGAGTATTTCCAGGCAGGCGAATGCCTCAGCTTTTCATTTTCAACGGACATTCACCATTTTAACGGATATTTCCATTGGTGAATATATCAGGCGTCGAAGACTGACCTTAGCGGCCCAAGAAATTTCATCCACAAATGGCAAGGTCATTGATTTAGCCTACAAGTATGGCTATGACACTCCCGAGGCATTCTCAAAAGCTTTCCGAAGGCAGCATGGAGTATCTCCAAGCGAAGCACGAAAGTGTATGGGGAAGCTGAAATTCTATGAACGCCTGGTGATACAGGTGATTTTGAAAGGGGCAAAACCGATGAAATACAATATCCTCGAAAGGGATTCCTTTCAATTGATAGGAATCAAGCAAGAGTTTTCCTTGGTCAATGAAGAGAATTTGGTTGGGATCCCGATGTTGTGGGATAAAGTGAATACGGATGGAACCAGCGATAGGTTAGGAAAGTTGAACAATGGCCAAATAGATGGCTTGATTGGTGTATGTGTCGATAAGCGGGCAGTGGAAAAAAATGAAACGATGGATTATTGGATAGGTGCAGAGTATGCCGGGAAAGTGCCTGAAGAGTTTTCAACCCTTACGATACCGGCTTCCAAGTGGGTCGTATTTGAAGTTCACGGACCTATGCCGGATGCCATTCAAAAGGCTTGGAAGCAAGTCTTCTCCGAATGGTTCCCTACCAGCGGTTATGAACATGCCGGAACTCCCGAAATGGAAGTATACGCGAATGATGACGCTTCAAATCCTGACTATTACTCGGAAATTTGGATTCCCATTAAAAAGGGATAA
- a CDS encoding DUF1444 domain-containing protein, protein MKMDSTKLKNILKERLKDDNRTFKFDSKQDTLRVENVKTGKGITIELPPVLANYENVQEKAIDEITYYVEEALNVMGEEHSMEGKEKFIFPVIRSTSFPMESEEGNPFLFDEHTAETRVFYALDLGKTYRLIDEKMIQRENWQGDRIREIALFNARSLSTEMKSDIVADNAFYFLNTNDGYDASRILNESWLREMKEKIEGTMAVAIPHQDVIIIADVKNDTGYDILAQMAMSFFASGHVPITALSFLYEDNELEPIFIMGKNKKREQ, encoded by the coding sequence ATGAAAATGGACAGCACAAAGCTGAAAAATATCTTGAAGGAACGGTTAAAAGATGATAATCGGACTTTCAAATTCGATAGCAAGCAAGATACGTTACGCGTGGAAAATGTGAAGACCGGGAAGGGGATCACCATCGAGCTGCCTCCTGTACTTGCTAACTATGAAAACGTACAGGAAAAAGCCATCGATGAAATCACCTATTACGTGGAAGAGGCCCTGAATGTGATGGGGGAAGAACACAGCATGGAAGGCAAGGAGAAATTCATTTTCCCAGTCATCCGCTCTACCTCCTTTCCAATGGAATCGGAAGAAGGAAATCCATTTTTATTCGATGAGCATACGGCTGAAACCCGGGTTTTTTATGCCCTTGATTTAGGAAAAACCTACCGTCTTATAGATGAAAAGATGATTCAACGGGAAAATTGGCAGGGTGACAGAATCCGTGAAATTGCCCTTTTCAATGCCCGTTCCCTCTCCACTGAAATGAAGTCGGATATCGTCGCGGATAATGCATTTTATTTTTTGAACACGAATGATGGATATGATGCCAGCAGAATCCTGAATGAATCCTGGCTTCGGGAAATGAAGGAAAAGATCGAGGGGACCATGGCTGTGGCCATTCCGCATCAGGATGTCATCATCATTGCCGATGTTAAGAATGATACGGGTTATGATATTCTTGCGCAAATGGCCATGAGCTTCTTTGCCAGCGGTCATGTACCGATAACGGCTCTATCATTCCTTTACGAAGATAATGAGTTGGAGCCCATTTTCATTATGGGTAAAAACAAAAAGCGAGAACAATAA